A region of Myxococcus stipitatus DSM 14675 DNA encodes the following proteins:
- a CDS encoding DUF4159 domain-containing protein, which translates to MSARRLTRRNLLLGTAALAPLLSRRAWAFGEKSRFIPAVAKHGGRWDGRLSGLRRIAWELQRRTSVEVVPDARPFALSSPDLFEYPFLYFGGDGAFPPLSEAEVANLRRYLTYGGFMLADANDGSDGDGFDASFRREMARVLPQSPLTEVGSGHVVFKSFFLLDAAPGRLLNKPQMLAANLGKRSAVLYSQNDVAGAWSRNETGDFEFDVSPGGEPQRELAVRLGINVCMYALCLDYKDDAVHLPLILNKRR; encoded by the coding sequence ATGTCCGCGCGGCGTCTGACCCGTCGAAATCTCCTGCTCGGCACCGCCGCGCTCGCCCCACTGCTGTCCCGGCGCGCGTGGGCCTTCGGTGAGAAGAGCCGCTTCATCCCCGCCGTCGCGAAGCACGGAGGACGTTGGGACGGGCGGCTGTCGGGGCTGCGGCGCATCGCGTGGGAGCTGCAGCGGCGCACGTCCGTGGAGGTGGTGCCGGACGCGCGCCCCTTCGCGCTGAGCAGCCCGGACCTCTTCGAGTACCCCTTCCTCTACTTCGGCGGTGACGGCGCCTTCCCCCCGCTGAGCGAGGCGGAGGTGGCCAACCTGCGCCGCTACCTGACGTACGGCGGCTTCATGCTGGCGGACGCCAACGACGGCAGCGACGGGGATGGCTTCGACGCCAGCTTCCGCCGGGAGATGGCGCGGGTGCTGCCGCAGAGCCCGCTGACGGAGGTGGGCTCCGGACACGTGGTGTTCAAGTCCTTCTTCCTCCTGGACGCGGCGCCGGGACGGCTGCTCAACAAGCCGCAGATGCTGGCGGCGAACCTGGGCAAGCGCTCCGCGGTGCTGTACTCGCAGAACGACGTGGCCGGGGCGTGGAGCCGCAATGAGACGGGCGACTTCGAGTTCGACGTGAGCCCTGGCGGGGAGCCGCAGCGCGAGCTGGCGGTGCGCCTGGGCATCAACGTGTGCATGTACGCCCTCTGCTTGGACTACAAGGACGACGCCGTCCACCTGCCGCTCATCCTCAACAAGCGGCGCTGA
- a CDS encoding beta-ketoacyl synthase N-terminal-like domain-containing protein codes for MRRVGIFGWGVVAPRSRNIEAFERNLASSESWLSPFNGFGPDNFLVGTPDFNLAEYKPWIDARFPANRFSQLERKMGQPTQFAIGAFIQSLAQNPGIEQELQALGPRAHVYVGTGLGDLPTIQAISLDLYRAQRRWNRFWAAPERNAVLRQWLETREAVAGLPPEPATVDEGIRDEAEDAWWAYWTGRSTELREYLTELRDIEAIGVPDGADVESAKLAVIKEKRTRNARLQKKWSSPEPPWNAVSSNVLWNIHNTPASQISMLGRITGMTFAPVAACSSFGYGLKLAMNAIQLGEAKAVVMGMTDAAPNPLVVGGFYNARVISADAAISKPLTALRGTHIAGGSVVWVMGDYDYFVSKGFKPLGMEPVSVGVTADADHIITPSKEGPTLAIREALAAAGCTPADVGSWDLHATATPGDYLEVQNLRDVMPESVLITARKGTFGHGMSAGGGWELTAQYLGYERGGVFPTPLKRTELNQQISRVHERFVFDEAVATPAGCAGKLSMGVGGINACVISRPWKK; via the coding sequence GTGCGCAGAGTTGGTATCTTCGGCTGGGGCGTCGTCGCCCCCCGGTCCAGGAACATTGAGGCGTTCGAGAGGAACCTCGCGTCCTCCGAAAGCTGGCTGTCTCCCTTCAACGGCTTCGGGCCCGACAACTTCCTGGTCGGCACGCCGGACTTCAACCTGGCGGAGTACAAGCCGTGGATTGACGCGCGCTTCCCCGCCAACCGCTTCTCGCAGCTGGAGCGGAAGATGGGGCAGCCGACGCAGTTCGCCATCGGCGCGTTCATCCAGTCGCTGGCGCAGAACCCGGGCATCGAGCAGGAGCTGCAAGCCCTGGGGCCCCGCGCCCACGTCTACGTGGGAACGGGCCTGGGAGACCTGCCCACCATCCAGGCCATCTCCCTGGACCTGTACCGCGCGCAGCGGCGGTGGAACCGCTTCTGGGCCGCGCCCGAGCGCAACGCCGTGCTGCGCCAGTGGCTGGAGACGCGCGAGGCGGTGGCCGGCCTGCCGCCGGAGCCCGCCACGGTCGACGAGGGCATCCGCGACGAGGCCGAGGACGCCTGGTGGGCGTACTGGACGGGCCGCTCCACGGAGCTGCGCGAGTACCTGACGGAGCTGCGGGACATCGAGGCCATCGGCGTGCCTGACGGCGCCGACGTCGAGTCCGCCAAGCTGGCCGTCATCAAGGAGAAGCGCACCCGCAACGCCCGGCTGCAGAAGAAGTGGAGCTCGCCGGAGCCGCCGTGGAACGCGGTGTCCTCCAACGTGCTGTGGAACATCCACAACACGCCCGCCTCGCAGATTTCGATGCTGGGCCGCATCACCGGCATGACGTTCGCGCCTGTCGCCGCGTGCTCGTCGTTCGGCTACGGGCTCAAGCTGGCGATGAACGCCATCCAGCTGGGCGAGGCCAAGGCCGTGGTGATGGGCATGACGGACGCGGCGCCCAACCCGCTGGTGGTGGGCGGCTTCTACAACGCCCGCGTCATCTCCGCGGACGCCGCCATCTCCAAGCCCCTCACCGCGCTGCGCGGCACGCACATCGCGGGAGGCTCCGTGGTGTGGGTGATGGGCGACTACGACTACTTCGTGTCCAAGGGCTTCAAGCCGCTGGGCATGGAGCCGGTGTCCGTGGGTGTCACCGCGGACGCCGACCACATCATCACCCCGTCGAAGGAAGGCCCCACGCTGGCCATCCGCGAGGCGCTGGCCGCCGCGGGCTGTACCCCCGCCGACGTGGGGAGCTGGGACTTGCACGCCACGGCCACGCCGGGTGACTACCTGGAGGTGCAGAACCTGCGCGACGTGATGCCGGAGTCGGTGCTCATCACCGCGCGCAAGGGCACCTTCGGCCACGGCATGTCCGCGGGCGGCGGCTGGGAGCTGACGGCGCAGTACCTGGGCTACGAGCGCGGCGGCGTGTTCCCCACCCCGCTGAAGCGCACGGAGCTCAACCAGCAGATCTCCCGTGTGCACGAGCGCTTCGTCTTCGACGAGGCCGTGGCCACGCCGGCCGGCTGCGCGGGCAAGCTGTCCATGGGCGTGGGCGGCATCAACGCGTGTGTCATCTCCCGCCCCTGGAAGAAGTGA